One Luteibacter aegosomaticola genomic window carries:
- a CDS encoding CocE/NonD family hydrolase — MHPLLRLGIVALAAGVLATPAVGGEKTYKDLPTEIPAHFAPTNPGFDYERRTVDIPMRDGVKLHTVILVPKGATHAGMLLTRTPYGADGMGHRADSPNLGPTLRGYDNPADIIVQDGYIRVIQDIRGKNGSEGDFVMNRPPIGHGNPTAIDESSDIYDTIDWLVKHVPESNGKVGIIGISYDGFEAMIATIHPHPALKVAVPINPMIDGWMGDDWFHRGAFRQQMIPYIYGMVNSRKSNIGWTTGYRDDYDLYLKGGSAGDIGRAYGMEALGFWQKVLAHPAYDSFWSEQALDKIAAKEPMTVPTMLVHSLWDQEDNYGDMAVYRALAPRDPNHEKLWLVLGPWRHAKTWENASTIGAIELGSDTGKTFRQTMLRPFLAQYLKDGAPKADIAPVNAFVTGENAWRKLDTWPSACRSGCAPTMQRWYAEPNGGFATTVPASGNDAYVSDPAKPVPYRVRPIQSWSHGVADREDSWPEWLVDDQRQFATRTDVLTYVSPVLDQPMGISGEPLVHLLASTSGTDSDWVVKLIDVYPDEVEERPSMGGYQLPVAMEIFRGRYREGYDKPKALEANKALPFSFPLPTVNHVFQPGHRVMVQIQSSWFPLYDRNPQTFVPNIFNAKPADYVKATQTIQRDGENGTYIELPVVH; from the coding sequence ATGCATCCACTCCTGCGACTGGGTATCGTCGCGCTTGCCGCCGGGGTCCTCGCGACCCCGGCGGTCGGCGGCGAAAAGACCTACAAAGACCTGCCCACGGAAATCCCGGCGCACTTCGCGCCGACCAATCCGGGCTTCGATTACGAACGGCGCACGGTGGATATCCCCATGCGCGATGGCGTGAAGCTGCACACGGTGATCCTGGTGCCGAAGGGCGCCACGCATGCCGGCATGCTGCTGACGCGCACACCCTACGGCGCCGATGGCATGGGCCACCGTGCCGATAGCCCGAACCTTGGGCCCACGCTGCGCGGTTACGACAACCCCGCTGACATCATCGTCCAGGATGGCTACATCCGCGTCATCCAGGACATCCGCGGCAAGAACGGCTCCGAAGGCGACTTCGTGATGAACCGGCCGCCGATCGGCCATGGCAATCCCACGGCGATCGATGAATCCTCCGATATCTACGACACGATCGACTGGCTCGTGAAGCACGTGCCGGAATCGAACGGCAAGGTCGGCATCATCGGCATTTCCTACGATGGCTTCGAGGCGATGATCGCCACGATCCACCCGCACCCCGCGCTGAAGGTGGCGGTGCCGATCAATCCCATGATCGATGGCTGGATGGGCGACGACTGGTTTCACAGAGGCGCCTTCCGCCAGCAGATGATTCCCTACATCTACGGCATGGTGAACTCGCGCAAGAGCAATATCGGCTGGACCACCGGCTACCGCGACGACTACGACCTGTACCTGAAGGGCGGCTCGGCGGGTGACATCGGCCGCGCCTACGGCATGGAGGCGCTGGGCTTCTGGCAGAAAGTGCTGGCCCACCCGGCGTATGACAGCTTCTGGTCGGAACAGGCGTTGGACAAGATCGCGGCAAAGGAACCGATGACGGTGCCGACGATGCTGGTCCACAGCCTGTGGGACCAGGAAGACAATTACGGCGACATGGCCGTCTATCGCGCGCTTGCCCCGCGCGACCCGAACCACGAGAAGCTGTGGCTTGTACTCGGCCCATGGCGGCATGCGAAGACCTGGGAAAACGCCAGCACCATCGGCGCGATCGAACTGGGTAGCGACACCGGCAAGACCTTCCGCCAGACGATGCTGCGGCCGTTCCTGGCCCAGTACCTGAAGGACGGCGCACCCAAGGCCGACATTGCGCCGGTCAACGCCTTTGTCACCGGTGAGAATGCGTGGCGCAAGCTCGATACCTGGCCGTCCGCGTGCCGTAGCGGCTGCGCGCCCACCATGCAGCGCTGGTACGCCGAACCCAATGGCGGCTTCGCCACGACCGTGCCGGCCAGCGGCAACGACGCCTACGTTTCCGACCCGGCCAAGCCGGTGCCCTACCGCGTGCGTCCGATCCAGTCGTGGTCGCATGGCGTGGCCGATCGCGAGGATTCCTGGCCGGAGTGGCTGGTGGACGACCAGCGTCAGTTCGCGACCCGTACCGACGTGCTCACCTACGTTTCCCCGGTACTCGATCAACCCATGGGTATCTCGGGTGAGCCGCTCGTGCACCTGCTCGCATCGACCAGTGGCACGGATAGCGACTGGGTGGTGAAGTTGATCGACGTGTATCCGGATGAGGTGGAAGAAAGGCCGTCGATGGGCGGCTACCAGCTCCCGGTGGCCATGGAGATCTTCCGCGGCCGCTACCGCGAGGGCTATGACAAGCCCAAGGCGCTCGAAGCGAACAAGGCCCTGCCCTTCAGCTTCCCGCTGCCCACGGTGAACCACGTCTTCCAGCCGGGCCACCGCGTCATGGTGCAGATCCAGTCGAGCTGGTTCCCGCTGTACGACCGCAATCCGCAGACCTTCGTCCCGAATATCTTCAATGCGAAGCCGGCGGATTACGTGAAAGCCACGCAGACCATCCAGCGCGATGGCGAGAACGGCACGTACATCGAACTACCCGTGGTGCACTAA
- a CDS encoding TonB-dependent receptor — protein MSSLPALRRTLLCAAVAATFSGLAYGQATTGRITGSAPATAGETVLIEGSNGLTREVAVDSRGRYTAESLPLATYKVTLRANGQAVDSRDNITLRVGAATDVSFEAASSSNAQDLSAVTVSATSLPKIDVATVASSTVITSADLARLPLQRSAEAVALLAPGASPGYTGFKNAFGGSTVSFAGSSVTENAYYINGMNTTDPLSGFGGVTLPYGAIDQQEILSGGYSAMYGRSDGGVISQVGKRGTNEWHFGAQVLWEPDFARASARNITYGHDNPAPPGTINQRNDRNHEWSSTISAYAGGPLIKDKLYAFAAVEMERTQGNSLGDVNHAYDTKYTYKDPKWYGKLDWNINDNNILELTGVNQTHRSNGNKYNYDYDTNTIGDYASEDTTYKTKAMVYVAKYTSYITDDLTLTALYGKSKLTYYNEPPDTGVSGPFIGNVSQQNPALNGGSPISNGQTLDTIDNPDHESTNRNLRVDLNYKIGSHSITAGIDNQDSKDIDDGTTIGGDGYELWYAKGDPNLNISDSPFVDKPANYPGGGTGYYGYYRHYNTLASVRVKQRAQYIMDDWQVNDRLLLSLGIRNDQFTNYNPSGQPYLRLTKPQWAPRLGFSWDVNGDSSLKVYGNAGRYFLAMPASVALRTSAGSLATNQYFTYTGIDGQGLPTGVTFIQSATGGAVSPNGEYGQPPDPKTVSSKNIKSEYQDEFILGADKQLNADWVTGVKATARKLRNALDDVCDNGAISRAAIAQGADIDAVTVGSCYLSNPGRANVYSLANNTGGYTDVTVTNADFGFPHLKRNYYGLDLYLSHPFDGKWSGKIDYLWSHSYGNTEGQVRSDVGQGSVAASRDWDYATLMNYANGDLGNDRKHQLKLYGSYQIAPEWLVSANILIQSGLPKSCLGRYGANESDPSGYGSYYHFCFGVPSAYGAKGREPWEELIDVSTEYRPLWADKKLAFSVSVFNILNQQRSQRTNPVSGSTNSVNDGYQQVISYTQPRYARFGITYDF, from the coding sequence ATGAGTTCCCTTCCCGCCCTCCGCCGTACCTTGCTGTGCGCCGCGGTCGCCGCGACATTCAGTGGCCTGGCTTACGGCCAGGCCACCACGGGCCGCATCACCGGCTCGGCACCGGCGACCGCCGGTGAGACCGTGCTGATCGAAGGCAGCAACGGCCTTACCCGCGAAGTCGCCGTCGATTCGCGCGGCCGTTACACCGCCGAATCGCTGCCGCTCGCGACGTACAAGGTCACCCTGCGCGCCAATGGCCAGGCCGTCGACTCGCGCGACAACATCACCCTGCGCGTCGGTGCGGCCACCGACGTGTCGTTCGAAGCCGCTTCGTCGTCGAACGCCCAGGACCTCAGCGCCGTCACGGTCTCGGCCACCTCCCTGCCGAAGATCGACGTGGCCACCGTCGCCTCGAGCACGGTGATCACCTCGGCCGATCTCGCCCGCCTGCCCCTGCAGCGCTCCGCCGAAGCGGTCGCCCTGCTCGCCCCGGGCGCTTCGCCAGGCTACACCGGCTTCAAGAACGCCTTCGGCGGCAGCACGGTGAGCTTCGCGGGTTCGTCGGTCACGGAGAACGCGTACTACATCAACGGCATGAACACGACCGATCCGCTCAGCGGCTTCGGTGGTGTAACCCTGCCGTACGGCGCGATCGACCAGCAGGAAATCCTGAGCGGCGGCTACTCGGCGATGTATGGCCGTTCGGACGGCGGCGTCATCAGCCAGGTCGGCAAGCGCGGCACCAACGAATGGCACTTCGGCGCCCAGGTGCTGTGGGAGCCGGACTTTGCCCGCGCCAGCGCCCGCAACATCACCTACGGCCATGACAACCCGGCACCCCCGGGCACGATCAACCAGCGTAACGACCGTAACCACGAATGGTCGTCCACCATCAGCGCCTACGCTGGCGGCCCGCTGATCAAGGACAAGCTGTACGCGTTCGCCGCCGTGGAAATGGAACGCACCCAGGGCAACAGCCTGGGCGACGTGAACCACGCGTATGACACGAAGTACACGTACAAGGATCCGAAGTGGTACGGCAAGCTCGACTGGAACATCAATGACAACAACATCCTCGAGCTGACCGGCGTCAACCAGACCCACCGCTCGAACGGCAACAAATACAACTACGATTACGACACCAACACCATCGGCGACTACGCCAGCGAAGATACGACGTACAAGACCAAGGCCATGGTCTACGTCGCCAAGTACACCAGCTACATCACCGACGACCTGACCCTCACCGCCCTTTACGGCAAGTCCAAGCTCACCTACTACAACGAGCCGCCGGATACCGGCGTGAGCGGCCCCTTCATCGGCAACGTGAGCCAGCAGAACCCGGCACTGAACGGCGGATCGCCGATCAGCAACGGCCAGACGCTGGATACGATCGACAACCCGGATCACGAATCGACCAACCGCAACCTGCGTGTCGACCTGAACTACAAGATCGGCAGCCACTCGATCACCGCCGGTATCGATAACCAGGATTCGAAGGATATCGACGACGGCACCACGATCGGCGGCGACGGCTACGAGCTGTGGTACGCGAAGGGTGACCCGAACCTCAACATCAGCGATAGCCCGTTCGTCGACAAGCCAGCCAACTATCCGGGCGGTGGCACGGGTTACTACGGCTACTACCGCCACTACAACACGCTCGCCTCGGTGCGCGTGAAGCAGCGTGCGCAGTACATCATGGACGACTGGCAGGTGAACGACCGCCTGCTGCTCTCGCTTGGCATCCGCAACGACCAGTTCACCAACTACAACCCCTCGGGCCAGCCGTACCTGCGCCTGACCAAGCCGCAGTGGGCGCCGCGCCTCGGCTTCAGCTGGGACGTGAACGGTGATTCGTCGCTCAAGGTGTACGGCAACGCAGGCCGTTACTTCCTCGCCATGCCGGCTTCGGTGGCCCTGCGCACCTCGGCGGGTTCGCTCGCGACCAACCAGTACTTCACCTATACCGGCATCGATGGCCAGGGCCTGCCCACGGGCGTGACCTTCATCCAGTCCGCCACCGGCGGCGCCGTGTCTCCGAACGGCGAATACGGCCAGCCGCCCGACCCCAAGACCGTCAGCTCGAAGAACATCAAATCCGAGTACCAGGACGAGTTCATCCTGGGCGCGGACAAGCAACTCAACGCCGACTGGGTGACGGGCGTGAAGGCTACCGCGCGCAAGCTGCGCAACGCGCTGGATGACGTGTGCGACAACGGTGCGATCAGCCGCGCCGCCATCGCCCAGGGCGCGGATATCGACGCGGTCACGGTCGGTAGCTGCTACCTGTCCAACCCGGGTCGGGCGAACGTCTACTCGCTGGCCAATAACACCGGTGGCTACACCGATGTCACCGTGACCAACGCGGACTTCGGCTTCCCGCACCTCAAGCGCAACTACTACGGCCTCGACCTGTACCTATCGCATCCGTTCGATGGCAAGTGGTCGGGCAAGATCGACTACCTGTGGTCGCACAGCTACGGCAACACCGAAGGCCAGGTGCGCTCGGACGTGGGCCAGGGTTCGGTCGCGGCATCGCGTGACTGGGATTACGCCACGCTGATGAACTACGCGAACGGCGACCTGGGCAACGACCGCAAGCACCAGCTGAAGCTCTACGGCTCCTACCAGATCGCACCGGAATGGCTGGTCTCGGCCAACATCCTGATCCAGTCGGGCCTGCCGAAGTCGTGCCTGGGCCGTTACGGTGCTAATGAAAGCGATCCGTCGGGTTACGGCAGCTACTACCACTTCTGCTTCGGCGTGCCGTCGGCGTATGGCGCCAAGGGCCGCGAGCCGTGGGAAGAGCTGATCGACGTGAGCACCGAATACCGCCCGCTGTGGGCTGACAAGAAGCTCGCCTTCTCGGTCTCGGTGTTCAACATCCTCAACCAGCAGCGCTCGCAGCGTACCAACCCGGTCTCGGGCAGCACGAACTCGGTGAACGATGGTTACCAGCAGGTGATCAGCTATACCCAGCCGCGCTACGCTCGTTTCGGCATCACGTACGACTTCTGA
- a CDS encoding DeoR/GlpR family DNA-binding transcription regulator, protein MWHEERHTRIRDLLRSSGQVSVERIVTELGVSRETIRRDLVELAERGEIRRVHGGAVLTSDEPPIDVRHATRVREKRAIAKVVASLVESGQTIFMDAGSTMNVVAEALATRSGLTIITNAVDVAARFAAREGNTVHLLGGRFDAQIGCTNGATTVSEIHRYQAHVAILSPVGVDANAGASSFELEEVEVARAMCANARRVILAADHSKIGVRSRASWCEPERIDVLVTDRKSEKSKAFAPVRKAVGEVALA, encoded by the coding sequence ATGTGGCATGAAGAACGACACACCCGCATCCGCGACCTGCTCCGCTCCAGCGGCCAGGTATCCGTCGAACGCATCGTCACCGAGCTCGGTGTATCGCGCGAAACCATCCGTCGCGACCTCGTCGAACTGGCCGAGCGCGGCGAGATCCGCCGCGTGCACGGCGGTGCGGTGCTCACCTCGGACGAGCCGCCGATCGACGTGCGCCACGCCACCCGCGTCCGCGAAAAGCGCGCGATCGCCAAGGTGGTGGCCAGCCTGGTCGAAAGCGGCCAGACCATCTTCATGGATGCGGGCAGCACCATGAACGTCGTGGCCGAAGCACTGGCGACTCGCAGCGGCCTCACCATCATCACCAACGCCGTGGACGTGGCCGCACGTTTCGCCGCGCGCGAAGGCAATACGGTGCATCTGCTTGGCGGCCGCTTCGATGCACAGATCGGTTGCACGAATGGCGCCACCACCGTCTCGGAGATCCATCGCTACCAGGCCCACGTCGCCATCCTTTCGCCCGTGGGCGTGGATGCGAACGCCGGCGCCAGCAGTTTCGAGCTGGAAGAAGTCGAGGTCGCCCGCGCGATGTGTGCCAACGCACGTCGCGTGATCCTGGCCGCCGACCACTCGAAGATCGGCGTCCGCAGCCGCGCCAGCTGGTGCGAGCCCGAGCGCATCGACGTGCTCGTCACTGATCGCAAATCTGAAAAATCGAAAGCGTTCGCTCCGGTGCGTAAAGCCGTGGGCGAGGTCGCGCTCGCCTGA
- a CDS encoding ABC transporter permease subunit, which produces MNTVAAPRALARTRSLAWLLLALPGLGLVAFFLYPLLSVAWRSVTDASGAFTLANYGRLLDDPGLPRAALHSIETGLVTTLATVLFGLGIAMALHRSRLPGKALIRATLLLPMLAPSLVLGLGLVLLLGRNGLVHRLTGLPTDIYGFPGLVIANTLYGLPQAVLIISAALARTPARHYDAAASMGATAWRQFTDVTLPRLRFALLAAAFLVFTETLTDFGSAVIVGGNYRVLAMEIYSEVVGQLDFAMGATLGMVLLLPALLSVWLGRMARRRQDSGDASPGRTLTPVRHAGRDTALAAVSLIALLPMLAVVGTVAYVSFVKLWPYQRTLTLANYTGMTEGFGPVGTSLAMALLAAVAGTLLVFALCAGLRKAPPSIARPVQFIASLPAAVPGMVIGLGYVMAFNHGPWSGWLHGSLVIIAASSLYHYHAQAFLTMQTGMRQVPDALEDAVAAFGGGTREVLRDAVLPFTAPAAISTFFYLFMRSLVTLSGVIFLVTADTGLASVTVMRLDENGFLAQAAAYAMCVVVAGALALGAMRLLLHTLKERRHVA; this is translated from the coding sequence GTGAACACGGTCGCCGCCCCGCGCGCGCTGGCACGAACGCGCAGCCTCGCCTGGCTGCTGCTGGCCCTGCCCGGCCTCGGCCTCGTCGCGTTCTTTCTCTATCCACTGCTTTCCGTCGCGTGGCGTAGCGTCACCGACGCGTCGGGCGCTTTCACGCTCGCCAATTACGGCCGGCTGCTCGATGATCCGGGTCTTCCGCGCGCGGCGCTGCACAGCATCGAGACCGGCCTGGTGACGACGCTCGCCACCGTGCTCTTCGGTCTGGGCATCGCGATGGCGCTGCACCGCTCACGCCTGCCGGGCAAGGCGCTGATCCGCGCGACGCTGCTACTGCCGATGCTCGCGCCGTCACTCGTGCTCGGCCTGGGGCTGGTGCTTCTGCTCGGAAGGAACGGTCTGGTCCACCGCCTCACCGGCCTGCCCACGGACATCTACGGGTTCCCCGGTCTCGTTATCGCCAACACGCTATACGGTCTGCCACAGGCCGTGCTGATCATCTCGGCGGCGCTCGCTCGCACGCCGGCGCGCCATTACGATGCTGCCGCCTCGATGGGCGCCACCGCCTGGCGGCAGTTCACCGACGTCACCCTGCCGCGCCTGCGCTTCGCCTTGCTTGCCGCCGCATTCCTCGTGTTTACCGAAACGCTCACCGACTTCGGCAGCGCGGTCATCGTCGGCGGCAACTATCGCGTGCTCGCCATGGAGATCTATAGCGAGGTCGTGGGCCAGCTCGATTTCGCGATGGGCGCCACGCTGGGCATGGTGTTGTTGCTACCCGCCCTGCTCTCGGTGTGGCTGGGCCGCATGGCGAGGCGACGGCAGGATAGCGGCGACGCCAGCCCCGGGCGCACGCTCACGCCGGTGCGCCACGCGGGCCGTGACACCGCGCTCGCCGCCGTCTCGCTGATCGCGCTGTTGCCGATGCTCGCCGTCGTGGGCACCGTCGCCTATGTGTCGTTCGTGAAGCTGTGGCCCTACCAGCGCACGCTGACGCTCGCCAACTACACCGGCATGACCGAAGGCTTCGGCCCCGTGGGCACCTCGCTCGCGATGGCCTTGCTCGCCGCCGTGGCCGGCACGCTGCTCGTGTTCGCCCTCTGCGCCGGCCTGCGCAAAGCACCGCCGTCGATCGCGCGGCCCGTGCAGTTCATCGCCTCGCTCCCGGCCGCCGTGCCCGGCATGGTGATCGGCCTGGGCTACGTGATGGCCTTCAACCATGGCCCGTGGTCGGGCTGGCTGCACGGTAGCCTGGTGATCATCGCCGCGAGCAGCCTGTACCACTACCACGCGCAAGCCTTCCTCACGATGCAGACCGGTATGCGCCAGGTGCCCGACGCGCTCGAGGATGCCGTCGCGGCCTTCGGCGGTGGCACGCGCGAGGTATTGCGTGATGCCGTGCTGCCGTTCACCGCGCCCGCGGCGATCTCCACCTTCTTCTATCTGTTCATGCGCTCGCTGGTCACGCTCTCCGGCGTGATCTTCCTCGTCACGGCGGATACGGGCCTCGCCTCCGTCACCGTGATGCGCCTGGACGAAAACGGCTTCCTCGCCCAGGCCGCCGCCTACGCCATGTGCGTGGTGGTGGCTGGGGCCCTCGCACTCGGCGCCATGCGCCTGCTCTTGCACACACTCAAGGAACGACGCCATGTGGCATGA
- a CDS encoding ABC transporter ATP-binding protein, giving the protein MQLRIEDISKAWGGHTVLDRVSFSAGASDFVCLLGPSGCGKTTLLRIVAGLTEADAGRVELGGKDITRQPARERGMGIVFQSYSLFPDLTAAANVGYPMRLRGIPASTIATRSTELLAKVGLGGFGGRFPDELSGGQQQRVALARALAAEPALLLLDEPLSALDPAIRAQLRGEIRSLQRTLGIPTIMVTHDQDEALALADTIVCMKAGRIEQIGSPRDLYERPASRFVADFIGHANLLPTAFVREVMPGFLERRPPGEDATWELCLRPEDLVLEADPRGDAVISEVTFLGNVARAGIAWRGQRLVAELHGRSTLAPGESVTVDALRGAWVCT; this is encoded by the coding sequence ATGCAACTTCGCATTGAAGACATCAGCAAGGCCTGGGGCGGACACACCGTCCTCGACCGCGTGTCGTTCAGCGCTGGCGCCAGCGATTTCGTGTGCCTGCTGGGCCCGAGCGGCTGCGGCAAAACCACGCTCCTTCGTATCGTGGCCGGCCTGACCGAAGCCGATGCCGGCCGCGTGGAGCTCGGTGGCAAGGACATCACCCGCCAGCCTGCGCGCGAACGCGGCATGGGTATCGTCTTCCAGTCCTACTCGCTATTCCCCGATCTCACGGCGGCCGCCAACGTCGGCTACCCCATGCGCCTGCGCGGTATCCCGGCCAGCACCATCGCCACGCGCAGCACCGAACTGCTGGCGAAAGTGGGCCTGGGCGGTTTCGGTGGCCGTTTCCCCGATGAGCTTTCCGGCGGCCAGCAGCAGCGCGTGGCGCTGGCCCGCGCACTGGCCGCGGAGCCCGCGCTGCTCCTGCTGGATGAACCGCTCTCCGCGCTGGACCCGGCGATCCGTGCGCAGCTGCGCGGTGAAATCCGCTCGCTACAGCGCACGCTCGGCATTCCCACCATCATGGTCACCCACGACCAGGATGAAGCACTCGCGCTGGCCGACACCATCGTATGCATGAAGGCCGGCCGGATCGAGCAGATCGGCTCGCCGCGCGACCTGTACGAACGCCCGGCCTCGCGCTTCGTCGCTGACTTCATCGGCCACGCCAACCTGCTGCCCACGGCCTTCGTACGTGAAGTGATGCCGGGCTTCCTTGAGCGCCGGCCGCCCGGCGAAGACGCCACCTGGGAACTCTGCCTGCGCCCCGAAGACCTCGTGCTCGAAGCCGATCCCCGCGGCGACGCCGTCATCTCGGAGGTAACCTTCCTTGGCAACGTCGCCCGCGCTGGCATCGCCTGGCGCGGCCAGCGCCTCGTCGCGGAACTGCACGGCCGCAGCACGCTCGCGCCGGGCGAATCAGTGACCGTCGATGCACTGCGCGGCGCGTGGGTCTGCACGTGA
- a CDS encoding ABC transporter substrate-binding protein gives MRPSRHIASIAALLALGVTAARAGSLTVYSALESDEIATYLAGAKQALPDVDIHVLRLSSGDLAARLLAESAEPRNDVVWGMAATDLLDPRIAALLQPVHSGTIDALPARFRGKDGRWFAPTGYMAALCVNREALAEHGLPMPRSWHDLASPKYKGQIAMPDPASSGTGYMVLSSLSDAGRDAKGMQLVSDIAANLGQVTLSGSAPCKLARIGEFPIGVSFAFSAMQSIHQGYPVTMVLPSDGTGYELEGSGLMKGATNAEDAKRFLDWTASPPAAALYRGYKEIVAAPGSTPTQEQQRAGLPANVVATLPARDFDAAARERAALIARFKRLTR, from the coding sequence GCTGGAGAGCGATGAGATCGCCACGTACCTGGCAGGCGCAAAGCAAGCCCTGCCGGACGTGGATATCCACGTGCTACGCCTATCCAGCGGCGACCTGGCCGCCCGCCTCCTGGCCGAATCGGCCGAGCCACGCAATGACGTGGTCTGGGGCATGGCAGCCACCGACCTGCTGGACCCGCGCATCGCCGCCCTGCTCCAGCCAGTGCATAGCGGGACGATCGATGCCCTGCCCGCGCGTTTCCGCGGTAAAGACGGGCGCTGGTTCGCGCCCACCGGCTATATGGCTGCGCTCTGTGTGAACCGGGAAGCCCTGGCCGAACACGGCCTGCCGATGCCACGCAGCTGGCATGACCTCGCCTCACCGAAATACAAAGGGCAGATCGCCATGCCTGACCCGGCCTCCTCCGGCACGGGTTACATGGTGCTCTCCTCGCTGAGCGATGCGGGCCGCGATGCAAAAGGCATGCAGCTGGTCAGCGATATCGCCGCGAACCTCGGCCAGGTGACGCTTTCGGGCTCGGCGCCGTGCAAGCTGGCGCGCATTGGCGAGTTCCCGATCGGCGTGTCGTTTGCCTTTTCCGCGATGCAATCGATCCACCAGGGCTATCCGGTGACCATGGTGTTGCCCAGCGACGGCACGGGTTACGAACTGGAAGGCTCCGGCCTGATGAAGGGCGCCACCAACGCCGAGGACGCGAAGCGCTTCCTCGACTGGACCGCCTCGCCTCCCGCTGCCGCGCTGTATCGCGGCTACAAGGAAATCGTAGCGGCACCGGGCAGCACCCCCACCCAGGAACAACAGCGCGCAGGACTGCCGGCCAACGTGGTCGCCACGCTGCCTGCGCGGGATTTCGACGCCGCAGCGCGAGAGCGCGCGGCACTTATTGCACGGTTCAAGCGGCTGACGCGCTGA